The Streptomyces cynarae genome contains a region encoding:
- a CDS encoding LamG-like jellyroll fold domain-containing protein: MPSEAGVPRRTVLTALGAASLAGTLAAATPAGAAALTGTAPSAAAADLPAAAAHWTFDEGSGTSAADSSGNGRTATLQGAAGWDTGKVGAHSLSLTAGGNAAASGPALDTSKGFSVGAWVNLAQLGGYQTAVSIDGKVVSAFYLGLRDDTGTFAFARLDSDATQSAAVAAAASAPTTGTWTHLVGVSDPAAGVIRLYVNGVLEGETAYTAGWAGSGDTAIGRALYGGGHVDQWHGLVDDVWMFPSVLTSDQVAALAGVPVETTTPLLSVDVGTPAHAVSPILPGLMFEDINHSGEGGIYAELVQNRSMMASDTTPVHWSAVGGTTLALDTATPLNAALNRSLKVALPSSVGAGDRAGVANDGFWGIPVRPGTAYTARLFAKASRRIGPLTVAIESADGATVYASAHVSHIGTAFPDRPFELTLRTGSSTPVVGDARLTVTTADPAAAGETLWLQHVSLFPPTYNNRPNGLRIDLMDKLVALKPKFLRFPGGNFLEGNTIATRFNWKNTIGPVWERPGHMDDAWGYWSTDGLGLLEYLEWVEDMHAQPVLAVFAGYSLKGEHVTGDALKPFIQDALDEIEYVTGPVTSTWGARRAADGHPEPFPLEYVEIGNEDWFDSSGSYNERFAAFYDAIKAKYPHLKLIASTSVTSRTPDLIDEHYYLAPSAAQASTHKYDNRDRNSTKVFVGEWAAQEGRPTPDLNAALGDAAWLAGLIRNSDQVLMECYAPLFSHVKNNVWATNLIAYDNLTSYVSPSYWAQHMLTSRLGNTVLPATARALPGLATVATRSGNRLYLAVVNSGTEKLSVPVELKGLAKGVKRQATATVLTGPSRTTTNTLTEPDTLVPRTSTVTGAAKSFTSTVPPLSVTVLELVLT; this comes from the coding sequence ATGCCTTCAGAAGCCGGAGTGCCCCGCAGAACCGTCCTCACCGCCCTGGGCGCCGCCTCCCTCGCCGGGACCCTCGCCGCCGCCACTCCCGCCGGCGCCGCCGCGCTCACCGGCACAGCCCCAAGCGCCGCGGCCGCGGACCTCCCCGCCGCAGCCGCCCACTGGACCTTCGACGAAGGCTCCGGCACCTCCGCCGCCGACTCCTCCGGCAACGGTCGCACCGCGACGCTCCAGGGCGCGGCCGGCTGGGACACCGGCAAGGTCGGCGCCCACAGCCTGAGCCTCACGGCAGGCGGCAACGCCGCGGCGTCCGGGCCGGCCCTCGACACCTCCAAGGGATTCTCGGTGGGTGCCTGGGTCAACCTCGCTCAACTCGGCGGCTACCAGACCGCCGTCAGCATCGACGGCAAGGTCGTCAGCGCCTTCTACCTGGGGCTGCGCGATGACACCGGCACGTTCGCCTTCGCCCGGCTCGACTCGGACGCCACCCAGAGCGCCGCGGTGGCGGCCGCCGCTTCAGCGCCCACCACCGGCACCTGGACCCACCTGGTCGGCGTCAGCGACCCGGCCGCCGGCGTCATTCGCCTCTACGTCAACGGCGTGCTGGAGGGGGAGACCGCCTACACCGCGGGCTGGGCCGGCAGCGGCGACACCGCCATCGGCCGTGCGCTCTACGGCGGTGGGCACGTCGACCAGTGGCACGGCCTGGTCGACGACGTGTGGATGTTCCCGTCCGTCCTCACCTCCGACCAGGTCGCGGCCTTGGCCGGGGTCCCTGTGGAGACCACGACGCCGCTGCTGAGCGTGGACGTCGGCACCCCCGCCCACGCCGTGTCCCCCATCCTCCCGGGCTTGATGTTCGAAGACATCAACCACTCCGGCGAGGGCGGCATCTACGCCGAACTGGTGCAGAACCGCTCGATGATGGCCAGCGACACCACGCCCGTCCACTGGTCCGCCGTCGGCGGAACGACCCTCGCGCTCGACACCGCCACCCCGCTCAACGCCGCGCTCAACCGTTCCCTCAAGGTCGCGCTGCCGAGCAGCGTGGGGGCCGGAGACCGGGCCGGCGTCGCCAACGACGGCTTCTGGGGCATACCGGTGCGGCCCGGAACGGCCTACACCGCCCGACTGTTCGCCAAGGCGTCACGACGCATCGGCCCGCTCACGGTGGCCATCGAGTCGGCAGACGGTGCGACGGTGTACGCGTCCGCTCACGTGTCCCACATCGGCACCGCCTTCCCGGACCGCCCGTTCGAGCTGACCCTGCGGACCGGTTCGAGCACCCCCGTGGTCGGTGACGCAAGGCTGACCGTCACCACGGCCGACCCCGCCGCCGCGGGCGAGACCCTGTGGCTCCAGCATGTGTCCCTCTTCCCGCCCACCTACAACAACCGGCCCAACGGCCTGCGCATCGACCTGATGGACAAACTGGTCGCTCTGAAGCCGAAGTTCCTGCGCTTCCCCGGCGGAAACTTCCTCGAGGGCAACACCATTGCGACACGGTTCAACTGGAAGAACACCATCGGTCCGGTCTGGGAGCGCCCCGGCCACATGGACGACGCCTGGGGCTACTGGTCCACGGACGGCCTCGGCCTCCTCGAATACCTGGAATGGGTCGAGGACATGCACGCCCAGCCGGTCCTCGCCGTGTTCGCCGGCTACTCACTCAAGGGCGAACACGTCACCGGCGACGCGCTCAAGCCGTTCATCCAGGACGCACTCGACGAGATCGAGTACGTCACCGGTCCTGTCACCAGCACCTGGGGCGCACGACGTGCCGCCGACGGACACCCCGAGCCGTTCCCGCTGGAGTACGTCGAGATCGGCAACGAGGACTGGTTCGACTCCTCTGGGTCGTACAACGAGCGGTTCGCGGCCTTCTACGACGCGATCAAGGCGAAGTACCCGCATCTGAAGCTGATCGCCTCGACGTCCGTGACGAGCCGCACGCCGGACCTGATCGACGAGCACTACTACCTCGCGCCGTCCGCCGCCCAGGCCTCCACCCACAAGTACGACAACCGGGACCGCAATTCGACGAAGGTGTTCGTCGGAGAATGGGCCGCACAGGAGGGCCGCCCCACACCCGACCTCAACGCGGCGCTCGGCGACGCCGCTTGGCTGGCCGGGCTGATCCGCAACTCGGACCAGGTCCTCATGGAGTGCTACGCGCCGCTCTTCTCGCACGTCAAGAACAACGTCTGGGCCACCAACCTGATCGCCTACGACAACCTCACCAGCTATGTGTCGCCCAGCTACTGGGCACAGCACATGCTGACGAGCAGGCTCGGCAACACGGTGCTGCCGGCCACCGCACGTGCACTGCCCGGCCTCGCCACCGTGGCCACCCGCTCCGGGAACCGCCTCTACCTCGCGGTCGTCAACTCCGGGACGGAGAAGCTGAGCGTGCCGGTCGAGCTGAAGGGACTGGCCAAGGGGGTCAAGAGGCAGGCCACCGCGACGGTTCTGACCGGCCCCTCGCGCACCACCACGAACACGCTGACAGAACCTGACACATTGGTGCCCAGGACGAGCACCGTCACCGGCGCGGCAAAGTCCTTCACCAGCACCGTGCCGCCGCTCTCGGTCACCGTACTGGAGCTCGTCCTGACCTGA
- a CDS encoding TetR/AcrR family transcriptional regulator, translated as MARTKEFDPDAALQSALELFWRRGYEATSMADLVEHLGIGRASIYATFGNKHELYLRALDRYNENRDPVLLRELSQPGPALPAVRTVVRRFAAEASSDDQRGKGCFVTNTAAELGAHDTAAARRAEASWDHIETLLHSALVRAHAQGELPADRDPQALARMLLVLMQGLRVVGKASNNPRRVQDAAEQALRLLD; from the coding sequence GTGGCCAGAACCAAGGAATTCGACCCGGACGCCGCACTGCAGTCAGCCCTGGAGTTGTTCTGGCGGCGCGGCTACGAGGCGACCTCGATGGCGGACCTCGTCGAACACCTCGGCATCGGGCGCGCCAGTATCTACGCCACCTTCGGCAACAAGCACGAGCTGTATCTGAGGGCGCTGGACCGGTACAACGAGAACCGCGACCCGGTCCTTCTGCGCGAACTGTCCCAGCCGGGTCCCGCGCTGCCGGCTGTGCGGACGGTGGTGCGGCGATTCGCTGCCGAGGCGAGCTCCGATGACCAGCGTGGCAAAGGGTGCTTCGTCACCAACACGGCCGCCGAGCTGGGCGCGCACGACACGGCGGCGGCCCGCAGGGCCGAGGCGAGCTGGGACCACATCGAGACCTTGCTGCACTCGGCGCTGGTGCGCGCCCACGCGCAGGGCGAACTGCCCGCGGACCGCGATCCGCAGGCGCTCGCACGGATGCTGCTGGTGCTGATGCAAGGCCTGCGGGTGGTCGGCAAGGCGTCGAACAACCCGCGTCGCGTGCAGGATGCGGCCGAACAGGCGCTGAGGCTGCTGGACTGA